The following proteins are co-located in the Gorilla gorilla gorilla isolate KB3781 chromosome 18, NHGRI_mGorGor1-v2.1_pri, whole genome shotgun sequence genome:
- the LOC129527680 gene encoding basic proline-rich protein-like, with the protein MPRVRSPAGPPRPWPCCRACRAPPRRPLATLTPPGRAAGNREAGQPSNRRRPRRPLQRDSAASRDTASWPLGREGRAAGAPRSAAPPPGGRRTEPQPEQVSTGHSPAGGEDKVLALQQPPPAAVLSVGPDSPPAPPRRTPGPRRPRASPAASQCVGRGSDQRSAAPPCPFPGPGEHAGSALPPGRPRGCARHPAQGLAQNKCFGAPDTDHTTPALLRLHIYVSHGNQSHKWRQIQRLSLKGDRRGRELQVAWPRMAKVQIEMRTH; encoded by the exons ATGCCTCGCGTTCGCTCTCCTGCCGGCCCCCCCAGGCCCTGGCCTTGTTGCAGGGCCTGCCGCGCGCCCCCCCGTCGCCCGCTGGCGACACTCACGCCCCCGGGCCGAGCCGCGGGGAACCGTGAAGCCGGACAGCCTTCGAACAGACGGCGGCCTCGACGGCCACTACAGCGCGACAGCGCGGCGTCACGGGACACCGCCTCCTGGCCGCTgggaagggagggcagggccGCCGGGGCGCCGCGCAGCGCCGCGCCGCCCCCTGGAGGCCGGAGGACGGAGCCACAGCCCGAGCAGGTCTCGACGGGCCATAGCCCTGCCGGCGGGGAAGACAAGGTGCTGGCCCTGCAGCAACCCCCGCCCGCCGCCGTCCTCTCCGTGGGCCCGGACAGCCCGCCAGCCCCGCCCCGCCGCACCCCCGGGCCCCGCAGACCGCGCGCCTCACCCGCGGCGTCGCAGTGCGTGGGTCGGGGCAGCGACCAACGGTCGGCAGCTCCACCGTGCCCATTCCCCGGGCCTGGCGAGCACGCCGGAAGCGCTCTCCCGCCAGGAAGGCCGCGTGGGTGCGCGAGG CatccagcacagggcctggcacagaataAATGCTTTGGGGCGCCTGACACTGATCACACTACCCCTGCCCTCCTGAGGCTCCACATCTATGTATCCCATGGAAACCAGAGTCACAAATGGAGACAGATTCAGAGACTCAGCCTGAAAGGAGACAGAAGAGGCCGAGAGCTACAGGTTGCATGGCCCAGGATGGCAAAGGTACAGATAGAAATGAGGACACACTGA
- the PLEKHG4 gene encoding puratrophin-1 isoform X1 has translation MERPLENGDESPDSQGHATDWRFAVCSFRDAWEEEEPASQMHIKDPGPPRPPAGATQDEELQGSPLSRKLQLPPAADESGDAQRGTVESSSVLSEGPGPSGVESLLCPMSSHLSLAQGESDTPGVGLVGDPGPSRAMPSGLSPGALDSDPVGLGDPLSEISSKLLEAAPSGSGLPKPADCLLAQDLCWELLASGMATLPGTRDVQGRAVLLLCAHSPAWLQSECSSQELIRLLLYLRSIPRPEVQALGLTVLIDARICAPSSSLFSGLSQLQEAAPGAVYQVLLVGSMLLKEVPSGLQLEQLPSQSLLTHIPTAGLPTSLGGGLPYCHQAWLDFRRRLEALLQNCQAACALLQGAIESVKAVPQPMEPGEVGQLLQQTEVLMQQVLDSPRLAWLQCQGGRELTWLKQEVPEVTLSPDYRTAMDKADELYDRVDGLLHKLTLQSNQRIQALELVQTLEARESGLHQIEVWLQQVGWPALEEPGEPSLDMLLQAQGSFRELYQVAQEQVRQGEKFLQPLTGWEAAELGPPGARFLALRAQLTEFSRALAQRCQRLADAERLFQLFREALTWAEEGQRVLAELEQERPGVVLQQLQLHWTRHPDLPPAHFRKMWALATGLGSEAIRQECRWAWARCQDTWLALDQKLEASLKLPPVGSTASLCVSQVPAAPAHPPLRKAYSFDRNLGQSLSEPARHCHHAAAIAACRRPETGGGALPQASPTVPPPGSSDPRSLNRLQLVLAEMVATEREYVRALGYTMENYFPELDRPDVPQGLRGQRAHLFGNLEKLRDFHCHFFLRELEACTRHPPRVAYAFLRHRVQFGMYALYSRNKPRSDALMSSYGHTFFKDKQQALGDHLDLASYLLKPIQRMGKYALLLQELARACGGPTQELSALREAQSLVHFQLRHGNDLLAMDAIQGCDVNLKEQGQLVRQDEFVVRTGRHKSVRRIFLFEELLLFSKPRHGPTGVDTFAYKRSFKMADLGLTECCGNSNLRFEIWFRRRKARDTFVLQASSLAIKQAWTADISHLLWRQAVHNKEVRMAEMVSMGVGNKAFRDIAPSEEAINDRTVNYVLKCREVRSRASIAVAPFDHDSLYLGASNSLPGDPASCSVLGSLNLHLYRDPALLGLRCPLYPNFPEEAALEAEAELGGQPSLTAEDSEVSSQCPSASGSSGSDSSCVSGQALGRGLEDLPYV, from the exons ATGGAAAGGCCCCTGGAGAATGGGGATGAGTCCCCAGACTCTCAGGGCCATGCCACCGACTGGAGATTTGCTGTGTGCAGTTTCAGGGATGCCTGGGAAGAGGAGGAACCTGCTTCCCAGATGCACATTAAGGACCCAGGTCCTCCAAGACCACCAGCCGGGGCCACCCAGGATGAGGAGCTACAGGGCAGCCCCTTGTCCAGGAAACTCCAGTTACCCCCAGCTGCAGATGAGTCAGGGGATGCCCAGAGGGGCACAGTAGAAAGCTCCTCAGTCCTGTCAGAAGGGCCAGGCCCCTCTGGAGTGGAGAGTCTCCTATGCCCcatgtcctcccacctcagcttggcACAGGGTGAGAGTGACACCCCAGGGGTAGGGTTGGTAGGGGACCCAGGTCCAAGCAGGGCGATGCCATCTGGCTTGAGCCCTGGGGCATTGGACAGCGACCCTGTGGGCCTTGGAGACCCTTTATCAGAGATATCATCAAAGCTGCTGGAGGCAG CCCCCAGTGGATCCGGCCTCCCTAAGCCTGCTGACTGCCTCCTGGCCCAAGACCTCTGTTGGGAGCTGCTGGCCAGTGGTATGGCCACCTTGCCAG GGACTCGGGATGTCCAAGGCCGGGCAGTGCTGCTTCTGTGTGCCCACAGCCCAGCCTGGCTTCAGTCTGAGTGCAGCAGCCAGGAACTCATCCGCCTCCTGCTGTACCTGCGAAGCATCCCCAG GCCCGAAGTACAGGCACTGGGACTGACAGTGCTAATTGATGCCCGAATTTGTGCCCCAagttcttccctcttctctgggCTCAGCCAACTACAA GAAGCAGCCCCAGGGGCCGTGTACCAGGTGCTGCTAGTGGGAAGCATGCTGCTGAAGGAAGTGCCTTCCGGGCTGCAG CTGGAGCAGTTGCCCTCTCAGAGCCTGCTGACCCACATCCCAACGGCGGGGCTGCCCACTTCGCTAGGAGGAGGCCTGCCTtactgccaccaggcctggctggatTTCCGAAGG CGGCTGGAAGCTCTACTACAGAACTGCCAGGCAGCTTGTGCCCTGCTCCAGGGGGCCATTGAAAGTGTGAAGGCTGTGCCCCAGCCCATGGAGCCCGGG GAGGTCGGTCAGCTGCTACAGCAGACAGAGGTCCTGATGCAGCAGGTGCTAGACTCGCCACGGCTGGCATGGCTACAATGCCAGGGGGGCCGGGAGCTGACATGGCTGAAGCAAGAGGTCCCAGAGGTGACCCTGAGCCCAGACTACAG GACGGCAATGGACAAGGCTGATGAGCTATATGACCGGGTGGATGGATTGCTGCACAAACTGACCCTGCAGAGCAACCAGCGAATACAGGCCCTAGAGTTGGTCCAAACACTGGAGGCCCGGGAAAGCGGACTGCACCAG ATTGAAGTGTGGCTGCAGCAGGTGGGCTGGCCAGCACTGGAGGAGCCTGGGGAGCCCTCGCTGGACATGCTGCTCCAAGCCCAAGGCTCTTTTCGGGAGCTGTACCAGGTTGCCCAG GAGCAGGTCAGGCAAGGGGAGAAGTTTCTGCAGCCGCTGACTGGCTGGGAGGCGGCTGAACTGGGCCCCCCTGGGGCACGCTTTCTGGCCCTGCGAGCCCAGCTGACTGAATTCTCTAGGGCTTTGGCCCAGCGGTGCCAGCGGCTGGCGGATGCTGAGAGGCTGTTTCAGCTCTTCAGGGAG GCCTTGACGTGGGCTGAGGAGGGGCAGCGAGTGTTGGCAGAGCTGGAGCAGGAACGCCCGGGGGTTGTGTtgcagcagctgcagctgcactgGACCAGGCACCCTGACTTGCCTCCTGCCCACTTCCGAAAGATGTGGGCTCTGGCCACGGGGCTGGGCTCAGAGGCCATCCGCCAGGAGTGCCGCTGGGCCTGGGCGCGGTGCCAGGACACCTGGCTGGCCCTGGACCAAAAGCTTGAGGCTTCACTGAAGCTACCACCGGTGGGCAGCACAGCTAGCCTGTGTGTCAGCCAGGTCCCCGCTGCACCTGCCCACCCTCCCCTGAGGAAGGCCTACAGCTTCGATCGGAATCTGGGGCAGAGTCTCAGTGAACCTGCCCGCCACTGCCACCATGCGGCCGCTATTGCTGCCTGCCGCAGACCAGAGACTGGAGGAGGTGCCCTGCCCCAGGCATCCCCTACTGTGCCTCCACCAGGCAGCTCTGACCCCAGGAGCCTCAACAG GCTACAGCTGGTGCTGGCAGAGATGGTGGCCACGGAGCGGGAGTATGTCCGGGCTCTAGGATACACTATGGAGAACTATTTCCCCGAGCTGGATCGCCCCGATGTGCCCCAGGGCCTCCGCGGCCAGCGTGCCCACCTCTTTGGCAACCTGGAGAAGCTGCGGGACTTCCACTGCCACTTCTTCCTGCGTGAGCTGGAGGCTTGCACCCGGCACCCACCACGAGTGGCCTATGCCTTCCTGCGCCAT AGGGTGCAGTTTGGGATGTACGCGCTCTACAGCAGGAATAAGCCTCGCTCCGATGCCCTGATGTCAAGCTATGGGCACACCTTCTTCAAG GACAAGCAGCAAGCACTGGGGGACCACCTGGACCTGGCCTCCTACCTGCTAAAGCCCATCCAGCGCATGGGCAAGTACGCACTGCTGCTGCAGGAGCTGGCACGGGCCTGCGGGGGCCCCACGCAGGAGCTCAGTGCGCTGCGGGAGGCCCAGAGCCTTGTGCACTTCCAGCTGCGGCACGGAAACGACCTGCTGGCCATGGACGCCATCCAGGGCTGTGAT GTTAACCTCAAGGAACAGGGGCAGCTGGTGCGACAGGATGAGTTTGTGGTGCGCACTGGGCGCCACAAGTCCGTGCGCCGCATCTTCCTTTTTGAGGAGCTGCTGCTCTTCAGCAAGCCTCGCCATGGGCCCACAGGGGTTGACACATTTGCCTACAAGCGCTCCTTCAAG ATGGCAGACCTTGGTCTCACTGAGTGCTGTGGGAACAGCAACCTGCGCTTCGAGATCTGGTTCCGCCGCCGCAAGGCCAGGGACACCTTTGTGCTGCAGGCCTCCAGCCTGGCCATCAAGCAGGCCTGGACAGCTGACATCTCCCACCTGCTTTGGAGGCAGGCCGTCCACAACAAGG AGGTGCGCATGGCTGAGATGGTGTCCATGGGTGTGGGGAACAAGGCCTTCCGAGACATTGCTCCCAGCGAGGAAGCCATCAACGACCGCACCGTCAACTATGTCCTGAAGTGCCGAG AAGTTCGCTCTCGGGCGTCCATTGCCGTAGCCCCGTTTGACCATGACAGCCTCTACCTGGGGGCCTCGAACTCCCTTCCTGGAGACCCTGCCTCTTGCTCTGTTCTGGGGTCCCTCAACCTGCACCTGTACAGAGACCCAGCTCTTCTGGGTCTCCGCTGTCCCCTGTATCCCAACTTCCCAGAGGAAGCagcactggaggctgaggcagagctggGCGGCCAGCCCTCTTTGA CTGCTGAGGACTCAGAGGTCTCATCCCAATGCCCATCAGCCAGTGGCTCCAGTGGCTCTGACAGCAGCTGTGTGTCAGGGCAGGCCCTGGGTAGGGGCCTCGAGGACTTACCCTAT GTCTGA
- the PLEKHG4 gene encoding puratrophin-1 isoform X2 encodes MERPLENGDESPDSQGHATDWRFAVCSFRDAWEEEEPASQMHIKDPGPPRPPAGATQDEELQGSPLSRKLQLPPAADESGDAQRGTVESSSVLSEGPGPSGVESLLCPMSSHLSLAQGESDTPGVGLVGDPGPSRAMPSGLSPGALDSDPVGLGDPLSEISSKLLEAGTRDVQGRAVLLLCAHSPAWLQSECSSQELIRLLLYLRSIPRPEVQALGLTVLIDARICAPSSSLFSGLSQLQEAAPGAVYQVLLVGSMLLKEVPSGLQLEQLPSQSLLTHIPTAGLPTSLGGGLPYCHQAWLDFRRRLEALLQNCQAACALLQGAIESVKAVPQPMEPGEVGQLLQQTEVLMQQVLDSPRLAWLQCQGGRELTWLKQEVPEVTLSPDYRTAMDKADELYDRVDGLLHKLTLQSNQRIQALELVQTLEARESGLHQIEVWLQQVGWPALEEPGEPSLDMLLQAQGSFRELYQVAQEQVRQGEKFLQPLTGWEAAELGPPGARFLALRAQLTEFSRALAQRCQRLADAERLFQLFREALTWAEEGQRVLAELEQERPGVVLQQLQLHWTRHPDLPPAHFRKMWALATGLGSEAIRQECRWAWARCQDTWLALDQKLEASLKLPPVGSTASLCVSQVPAAPAHPPLRKAYSFDRNLGQSLSEPARHCHHAAAIAACRRPETGGGALPQASPTVPPPGSSDPRSLNRLQLVLAEMVATEREYVRALGYTMENYFPELDRPDVPQGLRGQRAHLFGNLEKLRDFHCHFFLRELEACTRHPPRVAYAFLRHRVQFGMYALYSRNKPRSDALMSSYGHTFFKDKQQALGDHLDLASYLLKPIQRMGKYALLLQELARACGGPTQELSALREAQSLVHFQLRHGNDLLAMDAIQGCDVNLKEQGQLVRQDEFVVRTGRHKSVRRIFLFEELLLFSKPRHGPTGVDTFAYKRSFKMADLGLTECCGNSNLRFEIWFRRRKARDTFVLQASSLAIKQAWTADISHLLWRQAVHNKEVRMAEMVSMGVGNKAFRDIAPSEEAINDRTVNYVLKCREVRSRASIAVAPFDHDSLYLGASNSLPGDPASCSVLGSLNLHLYRDPALLGLRCPLYPNFPEEAALEAEAELGGQPSLTAEDSEVSSQCPSASGSSGSDSSCVSGQALGRGLEDLPYV; translated from the exons ATGGAAAGGCCCCTGGAGAATGGGGATGAGTCCCCAGACTCTCAGGGCCATGCCACCGACTGGAGATTTGCTGTGTGCAGTTTCAGGGATGCCTGGGAAGAGGAGGAACCTGCTTCCCAGATGCACATTAAGGACCCAGGTCCTCCAAGACCACCAGCCGGGGCCACCCAGGATGAGGAGCTACAGGGCAGCCCCTTGTCCAGGAAACTCCAGTTACCCCCAGCTGCAGATGAGTCAGGGGATGCCCAGAGGGGCACAGTAGAAAGCTCCTCAGTCCTGTCAGAAGGGCCAGGCCCCTCTGGAGTGGAGAGTCTCCTATGCCCcatgtcctcccacctcagcttggcACAGGGTGAGAGTGACACCCCAGGGGTAGGGTTGGTAGGGGACCCAGGTCCAAGCAGGGCGATGCCATCTGGCTTGAGCCCTGGGGCATTGGACAGCGACCCTGTGGGCCTTGGAGACCCTTTATCAGAGATATCATCAAAGCTGCTGGAGGCAG GGACTCGGGATGTCCAAGGCCGGGCAGTGCTGCTTCTGTGTGCCCACAGCCCAGCCTGGCTTCAGTCTGAGTGCAGCAGCCAGGAACTCATCCGCCTCCTGCTGTACCTGCGAAGCATCCCCAG GCCCGAAGTACAGGCACTGGGACTGACAGTGCTAATTGATGCCCGAATTTGTGCCCCAagttcttccctcttctctgggCTCAGCCAACTACAA GAAGCAGCCCCAGGGGCCGTGTACCAGGTGCTGCTAGTGGGAAGCATGCTGCTGAAGGAAGTGCCTTCCGGGCTGCAG CTGGAGCAGTTGCCCTCTCAGAGCCTGCTGACCCACATCCCAACGGCGGGGCTGCCCACTTCGCTAGGAGGAGGCCTGCCTtactgccaccaggcctggctggatTTCCGAAGG CGGCTGGAAGCTCTACTACAGAACTGCCAGGCAGCTTGTGCCCTGCTCCAGGGGGCCATTGAAAGTGTGAAGGCTGTGCCCCAGCCCATGGAGCCCGGG GAGGTCGGTCAGCTGCTACAGCAGACAGAGGTCCTGATGCAGCAGGTGCTAGACTCGCCACGGCTGGCATGGCTACAATGCCAGGGGGGCCGGGAGCTGACATGGCTGAAGCAAGAGGTCCCAGAGGTGACCCTGAGCCCAGACTACAG GACGGCAATGGACAAGGCTGATGAGCTATATGACCGGGTGGATGGATTGCTGCACAAACTGACCCTGCAGAGCAACCAGCGAATACAGGCCCTAGAGTTGGTCCAAACACTGGAGGCCCGGGAAAGCGGACTGCACCAG ATTGAAGTGTGGCTGCAGCAGGTGGGCTGGCCAGCACTGGAGGAGCCTGGGGAGCCCTCGCTGGACATGCTGCTCCAAGCCCAAGGCTCTTTTCGGGAGCTGTACCAGGTTGCCCAG GAGCAGGTCAGGCAAGGGGAGAAGTTTCTGCAGCCGCTGACTGGCTGGGAGGCGGCTGAACTGGGCCCCCCTGGGGCACGCTTTCTGGCCCTGCGAGCCCAGCTGACTGAATTCTCTAGGGCTTTGGCCCAGCGGTGCCAGCGGCTGGCGGATGCTGAGAGGCTGTTTCAGCTCTTCAGGGAG GCCTTGACGTGGGCTGAGGAGGGGCAGCGAGTGTTGGCAGAGCTGGAGCAGGAACGCCCGGGGGTTGTGTtgcagcagctgcagctgcactgGACCAGGCACCCTGACTTGCCTCCTGCCCACTTCCGAAAGATGTGGGCTCTGGCCACGGGGCTGGGCTCAGAGGCCATCCGCCAGGAGTGCCGCTGGGCCTGGGCGCGGTGCCAGGACACCTGGCTGGCCCTGGACCAAAAGCTTGAGGCTTCACTGAAGCTACCACCGGTGGGCAGCACAGCTAGCCTGTGTGTCAGCCAGGTCCCCGCTGCACCTGCCCACCCTCCCCTGAGGAAGGCCTACAGCTTCGATCGGAATCTGGGGCAGAGTCTCAGTGAACCTGCCCGCCACTGCCACCATGCGGCCGCTATTGCTGCCTGCCGCAGACCAGAGACTGGAGGAGGTGCCCTGCCCCAGGCATCCCCTACTGTGCCTCCACCAGGCAGCTCTGACCCCAGGAGCCTCAACAG GCTACAGCTGGTGCTGGCAGAGATGGTGGCCACGGAGCGGGAGTATGTCCGGGCTCTAGGATACACTATGGAGAACTATTTCCCCGAGCTGGATCGCCCCGATGTGCCCCAGGGCCTCCGCGGCCAGCGTGCCCACCTCTTTGGCAACCTGGAGAAGCTGCGGGACTTCCACTGCCACTTCTTCCTGCGTGAGCTGGAGGCTTGCACCCGGCACCCACCACGAGTGGCCTATGCCTTCCTGCGCCAT AGGGTGCAGTTTGGGATGTACGCGCTCTACAGCAGGAATAAGCCTCGCTCCGATGCCCTGATGTCAAGCTATGGGCACACCTTCTTCAAG GACAAGCAGCAAGCACTGGGGGACCACCTGGACCTGGCCTCCTACCTGCTAAAGCCCATCCAGCGCATGGGCAAGTACGCACTGCTGCTGCAGGAGCTGGCACGGGCCTGCGGGGGCCCCACGCAGGAGCTCAGTGCGCTGCGGGAGGCCCAGAGCCTTGTGCACTTCCAGCTGCGGCACGGAAACGACCTGCTGGCCATGGACGCCATCCAGGGCTGTGAT GTTAACCTCAAGGAACAGGGGCAGCTGGTGCGACAGGATGAGTTTGTGGTGCGCACTGGGCGCCACAAGTCCGTGCGCCGCATCTTCCTTTTTGAGGAGCTGCTGCTCTTCAGCAAGCCTCGCCATGGGCCCACAGGGGTTGACACATTTGCCTACAAGCGCTCCTTCAAG ATGGCAGACCTTGGTCTCACTGAGTGCTGTGGGAACAGCAACCTGCGCTTCGAGATCTGGTTCCGCCGCCGCAAGGCCAGGGACACCTTTGTGCTGCAGGCCTCCAGCCTGGCCATCAAGCAGGCCTGGACAGCTGACATCTCCCACCTGCTTTGGAGGCAGGCCGTCCACAACAAGG AGGTGCGCATGGCTGAGATGGTGTCCATGGGTGTGGGGAACAAGGCCTTCCGAGACATTGCTCCCAGCGAGGAAGCCATCAACGACCGCACCGTCAACTATGTCCTGAAGTGCCGAG AAGTTCGCTCTCGGGCGTCCATTGCCGTAGCCCCGTTTGACCATGACAGCCTCTACCTGGGGGCCTCGAACTCCCTTCCTGGAGACCCTGCCTCTTGCTCTGTTCTGGGGTCCCTCAACCTGCACCTGTACAGAGACCCAGCTCTTCTGGGTCTCCGCTGTCCCCTGTATCCCAACTTCCCAGAGGAAGCagcactggaggctgaggcagagctggGCGGCCAGCCCTCTTTGA CTGCTGAGGACTCAGAGGTCTCATCCCAATGCCCATCAGCCAGTGGCTCCAGTGGCTCTGACAGCAGCTGTGTGTCAGGGCAGGCCCTGGGTAGGGGCCTCGAGGACTTACCCTAT GTCTGA